A window of the Tessaracoccus sp. MC1865 genome harbors these coding sequences:
- a CDS encoding sn-glycerol-1-phosphate dehydrogenase yields the protein MTSETLRAALSRATDTVGAAVERGALAESGRLVAAHLGAGPFLIVADENTWAVAGEGLTASLRGAGCEVAEPLVFPGQPALYASYDNCREIQRALTSRDAATGSPGTPGTHLPIALGSGTINDLVKLAAFELGRDYAVVGTAASMDGYTGAGAPMTENGVKATRNCKAPVVVIMDLDVVAAAPPAMTASGYGDLVAKIPGGADWILAHHTGVEPIDRAVWDMVQSGVATALSRPAELAAGNVEAFSGLVEGLCLSGLAMQAYDGTRPASGAEHYFAHLWEIEGLGAHLNPPLSHGFKVAVGSLAMCAFYEALLARDLTAIDLPAAAAGRAPWSEIEADIRSRFSGALADHAARETRAKYAAGDELVARLQPLLDRWPAVVDELRAQLVTTAELSTMLREAGAPFRPEDIGVTRDDVRTMFPKAMFYRSRYTALDVAWELGIFDDLVADVFDSIWSK from the coding sequence ATGACGAGTGAGACCCTCCGCGCGGCGCTCAGCCGGGCCACCGACACGGTGGGCGCGGCCGTCGAGCGCGGGGCGCTCGCCGAGAGTGGTCGGCTCGTCGCCGCCCACCTCGGGGCCGGGCCGTTCCTCATCGTGGCCGACGAGAACACGTGGGCCGTGGCGGGGGAAGGGCTGACCGCCTCCCTGCGTGGGGCCGGGTGCGAGGTGGCTGAGCCGCTGGTCTTCCCCGGCCAACCGGCGCTGTACGCGTCCTACGACAACTGCCGGGAGATCCAGCGTGCGTTGACGTCCCGGGATGCGGCCACCGGTTCCCCGGGAACGCCGGGGACGCACCTGCCCATCGCGCTCGGCTCGGGCACGATCAACGACCTGGTCAAGCTGGCGGCGTTCGAACTCGGCCGCGACTACGCCGTCGTCGGCACCGCCGCCTCCATGGACGGCTACACCGGCGCAGGAGCCCCCATGACGGAGAACGGCGTCAAAGCCACCCGAAACTGCAAGGCCCCAGTCGTGGTCATCATGGACCTCGACGTGGTGGCCGCCGCGCCGCCCGCCATGACCGCCTCGGGCTACGGCGACCTCGTCGCCAAGATCCCCGGGGGCGCCGACTGGATCCTGGCGCACCACACCGGGGTGGAGCCCATCGACCGGGCCGTGTGGGACATGGTCCAGTCGGGCGTGGCGACGGCGTTGTCGCGCCCGGCGGAGTTGGCGGCCGGCAACGTCGAGGCCTTCTCCGGCCTGGTCGAGGGGCTCTGCCTCTCCGGCCTGGCCATGCAGGCCTACGACGGCACCCGCCCCGCCTCCGGCGCCGAGCACTACTTCGCCCACCTGTGGGAGATCGAGGGGCTGGGCGCCCACCTCAATCCGCCACTGTCGCACGGCTTCAAGGTGGCCGTCGGCTCCCTGGCCATGTGCGCCTTCTACGAGGCCCTGCTGGCCCGCGACCTCACCGCGATCGACCTGCCCGCAGCGGCCGCCGGCCGCGCCCCGTGGAGCGAGATCGAGGCTGACATCCGCAGCCGCTTCAGCGGTGCGCTGGCGGACCACGCCGCCCGCGAGACCCGTGCCAAGTACGCGGCCGGCGACGAACTCGTCGCACGCCTACAGCCCCTGCTCGACCGATGGCCCGCCGTCGTGGACGAGTTGCGCGCCCAACTGGTCACCACCGCGGAACTCAGCACCATGCTGCGTGAGGCGGGTGCCCCGTTCCGGCCTGAGGACATCGGCGTGACGCGCGACGACGTGCGCACCATGTTCCCCAAGGCCATGTTCTACCGCTCCCGCTACACCGCCCTGGACGTGGCCTGGGAACTCGGCATCTTCGACGACCTGGTCGCCGACGTCTTCGATTCCATCTGGAGTAAGTGA